In Methylacidiphilum infernorum V4, a single window of DNA contains:
- a CDS encoding ATP-binding protein, protein MKISLRIKIATFFLFIIVVILGLEMAWIATFSLNNIRQIQMHWEKIHRLNEVKLLGYKLLKEIADYIDGQNPYDKADFFQIHHQVENKLYSTSPLFSDKEEKDSFLAVKNQWAKLEESSLVLLQSFDEEKNRESLKAKKEELEKVAYFNFDKTIGDFQNKVYLKAIETIETKEGQLVQFTRILIPLSFFFSAAALWLVYKWQNQGISLPLQKLIKSIEQAKTDPKKILLPSFPGEIGKLSEAFSHLFEKIDSFQAKLIESEKTASIEATAAAVAHGIKNPLSSIRALAEVSLLEENLEQSTRATFKEILIETDILNKRINHLLSYTKPSVPYSSPTNLNELLNSLLPSIARTLPKIIRLKACLDPSIPMISVDPSQIEQVVLELISNAIQASEQGGPIEVSTRYFPSPSEKVVLEITDQGRGIPSYAFGKLFQPFFTTSVQGTGLGLAIAKRYTEQNGGTLTLESQEGKGTTARIEFRVAGS, encoded by the coding sequence ATGAAGATCAGCCTGAGAATTAAAATAGCCACCTTTTTCCTATTTATCATAGTGGTCATTTTAGGGCTTGAAATGGCCTGGATAGCCACCTTTTCTTTAAACAACATCCGGCAAATACAGATGCATTGGGAAAAAATTCACCGCCTCAACGAAGTCAAGCTTCTCGGCTATAAGCTGCTCAAGGAAATTGCCGATTATATCGATGGGCAGAATCCTTATGACAAGGCGGATTTTTTTCAAATTCACCACCAGGTTGAAAACAAACTTTACTCTACATCGCCTTTATTTTCTGACAAAGAGGAAAAGGATTCATTTCTTGCGGTTAAAAACCAATGGGCAAAATTAGAAGAATCCAGCTTGGTCTTGTTGCAATCCTTTGATGAAGAAAAAAATAGAGAAAGCTTAAAAGCTAAAAAGGAAGAGCTAGAAAAAGTAGCTTACTTCAATTTCGACAAAACCATTGGAGATTTTCAAAACAAGGTCTATCTCAAGGCCATAGAAACCATAGAAACTAAAGAGGGACAGTTAGTCCAATTTACGCGGATATTGATTCCCCTGAGTTTTTTTTTCAGCGCTGCTGCACTATGGCTTGTGTACAAGTGGCAAAACCAGGGCATTTCTCTGCCTTTACAAAAACTGATCAAAAGCATAGAGCAAGCAAAGACAGATCCCAAAAAAATTCTTCTGCCCTCTTTTCCTGGTGAAATCGGAAAACTCTCGGAAGCTTTTTCCCATCTTTTTGAAAAAATTGACTCCTTTCAAGCAAAGCTTATAGAATCTGAAAAAACGGCTTCCATTGAAGCAACAGCCGCCGCGGTTGCCCACGGCATAAAAAACCCTCTTTCAAGCATCAGGGCTCTTGCAGAAGTTTCCCTGCTTGAAGAAAACCTCGAGCAATCCACAAGGGCGACCTTTAAAGAAATCCTTATAGAGACCGATATTCTCAATAAAAGGATAAATCATCTTCTTTCTTATACCAAGCCTTCTGTACCCTATAGCTCTCCTACAAATCTTAACGAGCTTTTAAATTCTCTTCTCCCTAGCATCGCTCGCACTTTACCAAAGATCATACGCCTCAAAGCCTGTCTAGATCCCTCCATCCCAATGATTTCTGTTGACCCTTCACAAATTGAACAGGTGGTCCTAGAGCTCATTTCCAATGCGATTCAGGCTTCGGAACAGGGTGGACCCATAGAAGTATCCACCCGGTACTTTCCTTCTCCTTCTGAAAAGGTCGTCCTGGAAATCACCGATCAAGGCAGGGGCATTCCTTCTTATGCCTTTGGCAAGCTCTTTCAACCTTTTTTTACCACCTCGGTTCAAGGTACAGGGCTGGGACTGGCGATAGCCAAAAGGTATACGGAGCAAAATGGGGGAACGTTAACGTTAGAAAGCCAGGAGGGTAAAGGCACAACGGCAAGAATTGAATTTAGAGTAGCCGGAAGCTAA
- a CDS encoding sigma-54-dependent transcriptional regulator translates to MGLSILLVEDEKNLALSLKRFLESKGHEAYVCFDGYQGLDQCLSTNPEVLLVDCRLPGIGGVELLKKAKAHNPDLYSIVFTAFGSIEDAVEVMKLGSFDYIQKPIDLQRLGQLISKIEENIRLKREIDYYRNREQTVLIGSSPAIVQVRESIQKLVSVSIDKTPPTVLIMGETGTGKDVVARLLHRNSSRCNKPFIHINCISLPENLVEDELFGHDQGAFTGAKTAKPGLMEAADGGTLFLDEIGDLPYNLQGKLLTAIETKKIRRLGSIKDRKTDPWIIAATNRNLFEKVNQGSFRQDLLYRLNVFSIYLPPLRERKEDIPDLCHHFTKKFSLHYGRTIQGIKEEVIAIFLRYSWPGNIRELAHEIEQAVLWCEGDTIDLKHIRSGIKNDFKENTLERQLALDKGVLVEQLLQSSISLKELEAELIQKTLEKTRGNLSQAAKLLGVTRDWLRYRMEKNRHDV, encoded by the coding sequence ATGGGTCTTTCCATACTTCTTGTTGAAGACGAAAAAAATCTTGCTCTTTCCTTGAAGCGTTTTTTGGAAAGCAAAGGTCACGAAGCCTATGTCTGCTTTGATGGATACCAAGGCCTCGATCAATGTTTATCAACAAATCCAGAGGTCCTTCTCGTGGATTGTCGCCTTCCTGGAATAGGAGGCGTTGAACTGCTAAAAAAAGCCAAAGCCCATAATCCCGATCTTTATTCTATTGTTTTCACCGCTTTTGGATCCATTGAAGATGCCGTAGAAGTAATGAAATTGGGTTCTTTTGATTACATCCAAAAACCGATCGATCTGCAGAGACTAGGGCAACTCATCTCGAAAATCGAAGAAAACATAAGGCTAAAAAGAGAAATTGATTACTATAGGAACAGAGAACAAACCGTCCTTATAGGCTCCTCGCCGGCCATTGTTCAAGTCAGAGAGTCGATCCAAAAACTGGTTTCTGTGTCTATCGATAAAACCCCACCCACGGTTTTGATCATGGGAGAAACAGGCACCGGCAAAGACGTGGTTGCCCGCTTGCTCCACCGGAATAGTTCACGCTGCAACAAGCCTTTTATCCACATCAATTGTATTTCATTGCCTGAAAATCTCGTTGAAGATGAGCTTTTTGGACATGATCAAGGCGCTTTTACAGGAGCAAAAACCGCCAAACCCGGCTTAATGGAGGCAGCGGATGGAGGTACTCTATTTCTCGATGAGATAGGAGATCTTCCCTATAATTTGCAAGGTAAATTATTAACAGCTATAGAAACCAAAAAAATTCGTCGGCTTGGAAGTATCAAAGATCGCAAAACGGACCCTTGGATCATTGCGGCAACAAATAGAAATCTTTTCGAAAAAGTAAACCAGGGGAGCTTCCGTCAAGATCTTCTTTATCGGCTCAACGTCTTTTCCATTTATCTTCCTCCTCTCCGCGAAAGAAAAGAGGATATACCCGATCTTTGCCATCACTTTACCAAAAAATTTTCCCTGCATTACGGAAGAACCATTCAAGGAATTAAAGAAGAGGTGATCGCTATTTTTCTTCGTTACAGTTGGCCTGGGAACATCCGTGAGCTCGCTCACGAAATCGAGCAGGCTGTTTTATGGTGCGAGGGCGATACAATCGACCTCAAACATATTCGCTCAGGTATAAAAAACGACTTTAAAGAAAACACCCTCGAAAGGCAACTGGCCTTGGATAAAGGAGTGCTTGTAGAACAACTGCTCCAATCCTCAATTTCTTTAAAAGAACTTGAAGCTGAACTCATACAAAAAACTCTTGAAAAGACCAGGGGCAATCTTTCCCAGGCTGCAAAACTCTTGGGGGTGACGCGGGATTGGTTGAGATATAGGATGGAAAAGAATAGGCACGATGTTTAA
- a CDS encoding Nramp family divalent metal transporter produces the protein MKTTQRGLPVKRSTIDSWVIQRAKEILEGKEPKIINRLFPFIGPAFIAAIAYIDPGNYATNIESGSKFGYNLLWVVLLSNLMAMFIQWLSARLGMITGKNLPEWIRDWAPSPLFRYFYWIQAEVMAMATDLAEFIGAVIGFKILFGFPLIGGALLTAVLTSLILYLQKQGFRLLEITVGSFVGIVALCYLLEIFIAHPDTTAILQGIFIPQFKSGDSVYLAAGILGATVMPHAIYLHSALTQDRIVITDSLSKKKLLQYSLIDVFLAMSIAGMINMAMLIVSAATFHQGNVSPNGLETAYRTLIPILGQFASAVFGLSLLASGISSSAVGTLAGQIIMQGFIHFSFPLWFRRLFTMLPAIVAILLGIDCTKLMIFSQVVLSFGIGFALIPLLLLSQSKEAMGGFAIGPLSSVLGWTIALSIILLNLFLLVDSVLKIS, from the coding sequence ATGAAAACCACCCAAAGAGGACTACCCGTTAAACGTTCCACAATCGATTCTTGGGTCATTCAAAGAGCAAAAGAAATCCTCGAAGGTAAAGAGCCAAAAATCATAAACAGGCTTTTCCCTTTTATCGGGCCTGCCTTCATAGCGGCCATAGCCTATATTGATCCGGGCAATTACGCGACAAACATTGAGAGCGGATCGAAATTTGGATACAACCTCCTTTGGGTAGTCTTATTATCAAACCTGATGGCCATGTTTATCCAGTGGCTTTCCGCCAGGCTCGGCATGATCACGGGGAAAAATCTACCCGAATGGATCAGAGACTGGGCCCCTTCCCCTCTATTCCGTTATTTTTATTGGATTCAAGCCGAAGTCATGGCCATGGCTACAGATCTTGCAGAGTTCATAGGAGCGGTTATCGGTTTTAAAATTCTTTTTGGTTTTCCTTTAATTGGTGGAGCTCTACTTACAGCCGTTCTGACTTCCCTTATTCTTTATCTTCAAAAACAGGGATTCCGGTTGCTGGAAATCACCGTAGGCTCCTTTGTCGGTATCGTAGCCTTATGTTATCTCTTGGAAATCTTCATTGCCCATCCCGATACCACGGCCATTCTTCAAGGAATTTTTATTCCTCAGTTTAAATCTGGAGATAGCGTCTACCTTGCAGCCGGCATTCTGGGTGCTACTGTTATGCCCCATGCCATATATCTTCACTCCGCTTTAACCCAGGATAGAATAGTTATAACAGACTCCTTAAGCAAAAAAAAATTACTCCAATATTCCCTCATTGACGTTTTTTTAGCCATGAGCATTGCAGGGATGATCAACATGGCCATGCTGATCGTCTCCGCAGCAACCTTTCATCAAGGAAACGTCAGCCCCAACGGGTTAGAAACGGCTTACCGTACCCTGATCCCGATCCTGGGACAGTTTGCTTCAGCGGTTTTTGGACTTTCTTTGTTAGCCTCTGGAATCTCTTCATCGGCCGTGGGCACGCTCGCCGGACAGATCATTATGCAAGGATTTATCCATTTTAGTTTTCCTTTATGGTTTCGTAGACTTTTTACAATGTTGCCGGCTATCGTTGCAATCCTCTTGGGCATAGATTGCACAAAGCTGATGATATTTTCCCAAGTAGTTTTGAGTTTTGGAATCGGATTTGCCTTAATCCCTCTCCTTCTCCTAAGCCAAAGTAAGGAAGCCATGGGCGGTTTTGCCATAGGTCCTCTCAGTTCTGTTCTTGGTTGGACTATCGCCTTGAGCATCATTCTTCTTAACTTATTTCTTTTAGTAGATTCAGTTTTGAAAATTTCCTAA
- the glgB gene encoding 1,4-alpha-glucan branching protein GlgB: protein MDLASNEDNTVNLQAQGSKKTMMKKLTTPLLAPYKATPISLFSDYDIYLFKKGTHYNLYDKLGCHLLKWKGKKGAYFAVWAPNAQSVSVIGSFNGWNPKTNPMSLREDQSGIWETFIPGVAKGDLYKYHIVSKADGGVHVKGDPFAFLWEVPPKSASMVWNLEYTWLDKEWMDNKTKRNGLNSPWNIYEVHLGSWKRKLEENNRFLNYREIALLLASYVKEMGYTHVEFLPVMEHPYYGSWGYQTLGYFAPTSRYGFPQDFMFLIDYLHRNGIGVILDWVPSHFATDGHGLGVFDGTHLYEHADPRQGYHPDWGSYIFNYGRYEVKEFLISSARFWFEKYHVDGLRIDAVASMLYLDYSRKPGEWIPNKYGGNENLEAIDFLRTLNETLYKEFRGIQLIAEESTAYPMVTRPTYVGGLGFGFKWNMGWMHDSLFYFSLDPIFRKYHQNRLTFSAWYAFQENFILSLSHDEVVYGKGSLLRKMPGDNWQKFANLRALFSYQFFFPGHKLLFMGGEFGQWDEWYHEKSLDWHLASEGLHGQLCSMVKYLNFLYKSEKALYGNNFSPKGFCWIDFSDYEKSIISFMRRSADGKEHILCVFNFTPVPRENYIVGAPFKGYWKMIFNSDAPEYGGSGIGNSLGKEAVSLAWQGQPYSLSLTLPPLACLAFKKIHEDQPEN, encoded by the coding sequence ATGGATTTAGCCTCCAACGAGGATAACACGGTCAATCTTCAAGCCCAAGGTTCAAAAAAAACAATGATGAAAAAATTAACAACACCCCTTTTGGCTCCTTATAAAGCAACTCCCATTAGCCTTTTTAGCGATTACGATATTTATCTTTTTAAAAAAGGAACCCATTACAACCTTTATGACAAGTTAGGATGCCATCTTCTCAAGTGGAAAGGCAAAAAGGGGGCCTATTTTGCCGTATGGGCTCCTAATGCTCAATCTGTTTCCGTCATAGGAAGCTTTAACGGCTGGAATCCCAAGACAAACCCCATGTCGCTTAGGGAAGATCAGAGCGGCATCTGGGAAACATTTATTCCCGGGGTGGCGAAGGGAGATCTCTACAAATACCATATCGTGTCAAAAGCCGATGGCGGTGTTCATGTTAAAGGCGATCCCTTTGCCTTTTTATGGGAAGTACCACCCAAAAGTGCTTCAATGGTGTGGAACTTGGAATACACTTGGCTCGACAAAGAATGGATGGACAACAAAACAAAACGCAACGGTTTAAATTCTCCTTGGAACATCTACGAAGTACACCTGGGATCGTGGAAAAGAAAGCTCGAAGAAAATAACCGGTTTCTTAATTACAGGGAAATCGCACTACTCTTAGCCAGCTACGTAAAGGAGATGGGATATACTCATGTCGAGTTTCTCCCCGTTATGGAACATCCCTATTACGGTTCATGGGGTTACCAAACCCTAGGATATTTTGCTCCGACAAGCCGTTACGGCTTTCCCCAAGATTTCATGTTTTTAATCGATTATTTACACCGTAATGGTATTGGAGTCATCCTCGATTGGGTGCCCTCCCATTTTGCAACCGATGGGCATGGACTAGGGGTTTTTGACGGCACACACCTTTACGAACACGCTGATCCTAGGCAAGGTTATCATCCCGATTGGGGGAGTTACATTTTCAACTACGGTCGGTATGAAGTAAAAGAGTTTCTGATCAGCAGCGCTCGATTCTGGTTTGAAAAATATCACGTTGATGGATTGAGAATAGACGCCGTTGCTTCGATGCTTTACCTCGATTATTCAAGAAAACCCGGGGAATGGATACCCAATAAATATGGGGGTAATGAAAACCTGGAAGCTATCGACTTTTTGCGGACGCTCAATGAAACCCTGTATAAAGAATTTCGTGGAATACAGCTTATTGCCGAAGAATCGACGGCCTACCCCATGGTTACCCGACCTACATATGTTGGAGGACTAGGCTTTGGATTCAAATGGAACATGGGATGGATGCATGATAGTCTTTTTTACTTCTCTCTGGATCCCATTTTTAGGAAATACCACCAAAACCGGCTTACTTTTAGTGCCTGGTACGCGTTCCAGGAAAACTTCATTTTGTCTCTTTCTCATGATGAAGTGGTCTACGGCAAAGGTTCTCTGCTAAGGAAAATGCCGGGAGACAACTGGCAAAAATTTGCAAACTTAAGAGCCCTTTTCTCCTATCAATTCTTTTTCCCCGGCCATAAGCTCCTTTTCATGGGGGGGGAATTCGGCCAATGGGATGAATGGTACCACGAAAAGAGTCTTGACTGGCATTTGGCTTCAGAAGGGCTCCACGGTCAACTTTGTTCCATGGTAAAATACCTTAACTTTCTCTACAAATCGGAAAAAGCTCTTTACGGAAACAATTTTTCCCCTAAAGGCTTTTGCTGGATCGATTTTTCGGACTACGAGAAAAGCATCATCAGCTTTATGCGCCGCTCTGCCGATGGCAAGGAACACATCCTCTGCGTTTTTAATTTTACTCCTGTTCCCAGGGAAAACTACATCGTAGGTGCTCCCTTTAAAGGGTATTGGAAAATGATTTTCAACAGCGATGCTCCCGAATACGGCGGTAGCGGTATAGGAAATAGCTTAGGAAAAGAAGCGGTTAGCCTTGCATGGCAAGGGCAACCCTATTCTCTTTCTTTAACTCTTCCTCCTTTAGCTTGTTTGGCATTTAAGAAAATCCATGAAGATCAGCCTGAGAATTAA
- a CDS encoding metal-dependent transcriptional regulator: protein MKKTNQYESIELSASQEDYIKEIFLLTEQGQPVTTLSLAQKIGVKSASVTEMIKKLVKLGLVQRKPYHDISLTETGLRIAMEILRHHRLLETFLAKQLGYRWDEVHGEAEQLEHVISEQFEEAIAKLLGHPLRDPHGDPIPSQDLVMPIDENEKELFSLNKGDKAEIRRIIAQDKQSLRQFYIIGLVPGTLVEVLEISTEEITLDIPAKGHKKVVIPFATGGKIKVVPLLQLSRRDSP from the coding sequence ATGAAGAAAACAAATCAATATGAATCCATCGAACTCAGTGCATCTCAAGAAGATTACATAAAAGAAATCTTTCTCTTAACCGAGCAAGGTCAACCTGTAACCACCCTGTCTCTTGCACAGAAAATCGGGGTAAAATCCGCCTCTGTCACGGAAATGATAAAAAAACTCGTAAAACTGGGACTGGTTCAAAGAAAGCCCTACCATGACATTTCCCTTACCGAAACTGGGTTGCGGATCGCCATGGAAATTTTGAGGCATCATCGGCTCCTGGAAACTTTCCTAGCCAAACAACTGGGTTACCGGTGGGATGAAGTGCATGGAGAGGCTGAGCAACTCGAACATGTCATCAGCGAGCAGTTTGAAGAAGCAATCGCCAAGCTTCTCGGTCACCCCCTTAGGGACCCGCATGGGGATCCCATTCCTTCCCAGGACCTGGTTATGCCGATTGACGAAAATGAAAAAGAGCTTTTTAGCTTGAATAAGGGAGATAAGGCGGAAATCAGAAGGATCATAGCCCAGGATAAACAATCTCTAAGGCAGTTTTACATTATTGGACTCGTTCCCGGAACCCTTGTCGAAGTGTTGGAAATTTCTACGGAAGAAATCACCTTGGATATTCCGGCAAAAGGCCATAAAAAAGTAGTCATCCCCTTTGCAACAGGGGGGAAAATCAAAGTCGTCCCTCTTTTGCAGCTGTCCCGTAGGGATTCTCCATAA
- the treS gene encoding maltose alpha-D-glucosyltransferase, which yields MDNQPVEEKKKTQLQEKTKYAPPPLWWKEAIIYEVHVKSFFDGNNDGIGDFVGITQKLDYIKALGVNAIWLLPFYPSPLKDDGYDIADYCSIHPDYGDLQDFKTFLKEAHKRGLRVITELVINHTSDQHPWFQRARVSPPGSLYRNYYVWSDTPQKYKEARIIFKDFESSNWTWDPVAKAYFWHRFYSHQPDLNFDNPEVKKEIFKIIDFWLGMGVDGLRLDAVPYLFEREGTSCENLPETHNFLKELRAYIDRHYENRMLLAEANQWPEDAVAYFGNGDECHMAFHFPLMPRIFMAMRMEDNYPIVDILDLTPPIPDNCQWATFLRNHDELTLEMVTDEERDYMYRVYAKESRARLNLGIRRRLAPLLDNNRKKRELIFMILFSLMGSPIIYYGDEIGMGDNIYLGDRNGVRTPMQWSEEKNGGFSKANPQQLYLPLVIDPEYHYAAVNVELQQNNLSSFLWWIRRVIAMRKKYLAFSRGTIEILNQNNPKVLAFIRKYRQEIILVVINLSRFTQVTEITLGGYLGYIPTEIFGKATLPKISENPLLFVLSPYAYFWFSLDPSHESSQNRLQRLSTLSLENIPSASFWLSAEGEKVASQIIPFYLSFFKWFNYLGKTLLRVEIKDTIELKTLRFLGEDIQCVLFSFYYDTGNPEPFILFLKLVHEGEAEALEKKKPEWIFCKFKEHDREGILIDAMHESTFRSWILDWIASAREINLTDGKLIAKPSPRLEEISRKGELPIQSLVFPEIQRNFLINFENKIICKFYRPLNEGINPEIEVLEYLEKTSSTSFFPRYLGRAEFLSKDKTTYSFCLVQEYVPNQGDGWQLSIDSLIRFFERVVEAKAMFFSPRELLKQSPLRWPAECKEILEGTYFEKLRLIAEKTALMHNCLSTQTDNPDFCPEPITLWYQRSLFQSAMEYLLRIQRRLSKTDKEMNNGEVTQLFEKLSQIESQLYQVLIPGNYGLKIRIHGDFHLQQLLYTGKDFIIIDFEGETELPSSQRKLKKTPFKDVASMIFSLYLAAFIALDNSMLVSQDRLWLEEVALCWHRYASLVFINRYLEVIDPHLLPLEMEGKQRLLYFCLLERVLYEIEYSLKRSLSKEVATLCKAILSFMNYPFNLMG from the coding sequence ATGGATAATCAACCGGTGGAAGAAAAAAAGAAAACCCAGCTTCAGGAAAAAACAAAATACGCCCCACCCCCACTATGGTGGAAAGAAGCGATCATTTATGAAGTACACGTAAAATCTTTTTTTGATGGAAATAATGACGGTATAGGGGACTTTGTAGGAATTACTCAAAAACTGGATTACATCAAGGCCCTTGGAGTCAATGCAATCTGGTTATTGCCTTTTTATCCCTCCCCCCTAAAGGATGATGGATATGATATCGCCGACTATTGTTCTATTCATCCGGACTATGGAGATCTTCAAGATTTTAAGACCTTTTTAAAGGAGGCCCATAAACGGGGTTTAAGGGTGATCACCGAACTGGTGATCAACCATACTTCTGATCAACATCCCTGGTTCCAAAGAGCAAGGGTGTCCCCCCCTGGCAGCCTATACAGAAACTATTACGTATGGAGCGACACTCCTCAAAAATACAAGGAAGCTCGGATCATCTTCAAAGATTTCGAGTCTTCAAACTGGACTTGGGACCCTGTAGCTAAGGCTTACTTTTGGCACCGGTTTTATTCTCATCAACCTGACTTAAACTTCGACAACCCGGAAGTAAAGAAAGAGATTTTTAAAATTATCGATTTTTGGCTCGGAATGGGTGTTGATGGATTAAGATTAGATGCCGTTCCCTATCTTTTCGAAAGAGAGGGGACAAGTTGTGAAAACCTTCCTGAAACCCACAACTTTCTCAAAGAACTACGCGCTTACATCGATAGGCATTATGAAAATCGAATGCTTCTTGCCGAAGCCAACCAATGGCCTGAAGATGCTGTTGCTTATTTTGGCAATGGAGATGAATGCCACATGGCTTTCCACTTCCCCTTGATGCCAAGAATATTCATGGCGATGAGAATGGAAGATAATTATCCCATTGTGGATATCCTCGACCTTACTCCCCCCATACCCGATAATTGCCAATGGGCGACCTTTTTACGCAACCATGATGAGTTGACCCTGGAAATGGTCACCGACGAGGAAAGAGATTACATGTATAGGGTCTATGCGAAAGAGTCCCGAGCGCGCCTTAACCTGGGGATTCGCAGAAGGCTTGCTCCCCTTCTCGACAATAACAGAAAAAAAAGGGAGCTCATTTTTATGATTCTCTTCTCCCTGATGGGTTCTCCAATCATTTATTACGGGGATGAGATAGGCATGGGAGACAACATTTACCTTGGAGACCGTAATGGGGTAAGGACTCCCATGCAATGGTCGGAGGAAAAAAACGGGGGGTTTTCAAAGGCGAACCCTCAACAGCTTTATCTTCCGCTCGTCATCGATCCAGAATACCACTACGCTGCTGTCAACGTGGAGTTACAGCAAAACAACCTCTCTTCATTTCTTTGGTGGATCAGGCGTGTAATCGCCATGCGTAAAAAATACCTGGCCTTTAGTCGAGGAACCATTGAGATCCTTAATCAAAATAATCCGAAGGTGCTCGCTTTTATCCGAAAATACAGGCAGGAGATCATCCTTGTGGTTATCAACCTTTCCCGTTTTACCCAGGTAACAGAAATTACACTTGGAGGCTATCTTGGATATATTCCCACGGAAATATTCGGTAAGGCCACTCTGCCTAAAATATCAGAAAATCCTCTTTTGTTTGTACTCTCTCCCTATGCTTATTTCTGGTTTTCCCTCGATCCTTCCCATGAATCTTCTCAAAACCGGCTTCAACGGCTCTCGACTCTATCGTTGGAGAATATTCCTTCTGCCTCGTTCTGGTTAAGTGCTGAAGGCGAAAAGGTTGCATCCCAAATCATCCCTTTTTATCTCTCTTTCTTTAAGTGGTTCAATTACCTCGGCAAAACGCTTCTTAGGGTTGAAATCAAGGACACAATCGAACTCAAGACTCTCCGGTTTTTAGGCGAAGATATTCAATGTGTGCTCTTTAGTTTTTATTATGACACGGGCAACCCCGAACCTTTTATCCTCTTCTTGAAATTAGTTCATGAAGGGGAAGCCGAAGCTTTAGAAAAGAAAAAACCCGAATGGATCTTTTGTAAGTTCAAGGAACATGATCGGGAGGGAATCCTTATCGATGCGATGCATGAATCCACTTTTAGGTCCTGGATCCTTGACTGGATAGCATCGGCCAGAGAGATCAATTTAACCGACGGAAAACTCATAGCCAAACCCTCTCCCAGGCTCGAGGAAATCTCTAGAAAAGGAGAATTGCCTATCCAATCCCTGGTCTTTCCCGAAATACAAAGGAATTTTTTGATTAACTTTGAAAATAAAATAATCTGTAAATTTTACAGACCCTTGAATGAAGGGATAAACCCGGAAATTGAAGTCCTAGAATACCTGGAGAAAACAAGTTCGACTTCTTTCTTTCCCCGATACCTAGGAAGGGCGGAATTTCTTTCCAAGGATAAAACGACCTACTCTTTTTGCCTTGTCCAGGAATACGTGCCGAACCAAGGAGATGGATGGCAACTTTCGATCGATTCTCTAATCCGTTTTTTTGAAAGAGTAGTGGAAGCTAAAGCTATGTTTTTCTCTCCAAGGGAGTTGCTTAAACAAAGTCCCTTGCGTTGGCCGGCCGAATGCAAGGAAATCTTGGAAGGAACATACTTTGAGAAACTCAGACTTATAGCTGAAAAAACGGCCTTAATGCATAATTGTCTTTCAACTCAAACCGATAATCCCGACTTCTGCCCCGAACCCATTACTCTTTGGTACCAACGGAGTCTCTTTCAATCAGCGATGGAATACCTCCTGCGGATCCAAAGACGGTTGTCAAAAACCGATAAGGAAATGAATAACGGGGAAGTAACTCAGCTTTTCGAAAAATTAAGCCAGATCGAATCCCAACTGTACCAGGTCCTCATTCCCGGAAATTACGGTTTAAAAATCCGTATTCATGGAGACTTTCATTTGCAACAACTCCTTTATACAGGAAAGGATTTCATTATTATCGACTTTGAGGGAGAAACCGAACTTCCCTCAAGCCAAAGAAAACTCAAGAAAACACCGTTTAAGGATGTCGCCAGCATGATATTTTCTCTTTATCTTGCCGCTTTTATTGCTCTCGACAACTCCATGCTGGTTTCTCAAGATAGGCTGTGGCTTGAAGAAGTCGCTCTTTGCTGGCATCGGTACGCTTCCTTGGTTTTTATAAACCGTTACCTAGAAGTGATAGATCCTCATCTATTACCCCTTGAAATGGAAGGCAAACAACGCTTGCTTTATTTTTGCCTGCTGGAAAGAGTTCTTTACGAGATAGAATATTCCCTGAAAAGATCTTTGAGCAAAGAAGTTGCGACCTTGTGCAAAGCCATTCTTTCCTTTATGAATTATCCCTTCAACCTTATGGGATAA